A region from the Drosophila mauritiana strain mau12 chromosome 2L, ASM438214v1, whole genome shotgun sequence genome encodes:
- the LOC117145115 gene encoding uncharacterized protein LOC117145115 gives MTCEVQNFIDGMSQTFCKHKEMRKCQMLEILDKVRSCDCRHKKRLNNCRMLKSGRRQPASQGWTLYLVAACFGLLLLMIIYVIHVARRYNHVRAYGSSACGSTLFYSYTDCDVFY, from the coding sequence ATGACGTGCGAAGTGCAGAATTTCATAGATGGCATGTCGCAGACTTTTTGTAAGCACAAAGAGATGCGCAAATGCCAAATGCTCGAGATCCTGGACAAAGTGCGCTCCTGCGATTGCAGGCACAAAAAAAGGCTAAACAACTGCCGGATGCTCAAGTCTGGACGCCGGCAACCCGCATCCCAGGGCTGGACCCTCTACCTCGTCGCCGCCTGCTTCGGATTGCTCCTGCTCATGATCATCTATGTGATCCATGTGGCCAGAAGGTACAATCATGTACGGGCCTACGGCAGCAGCGCCTGCGGATCCACTTTGTTCTACAGCTACACGGACTGCGATGTGTTCTACTAG
- the LOC117145104 gene encoding protein lifeguard 1 has protein sequence MRCCSERREERAPMYFEDRYSRRIFISRVLMIVAINLLMTTLILTFCVFHMGARKFLLKHWYIGLVGIVIILIFSFLMCCCSFLFRSSPCKYILLVIYVLAHACVVCSAGVRYQPKLVFIAVASCAAIVVLLFLFARFAPCDFTGCWIFVFVLSLVVMIMGIVAIFFPTIRIVYASLGVLLFCVYIVIDIQLIIGGRTHKNQFDESDYVLAAMMLYSDIVFLFLFLLDLIGLIDA, from the exons ATGCGGTGTTGTTCGGAAAGAAGAGAAGAGCGGGCGCCCATGTATTTTGAGGACCGGTATAGCCGTCGGATCTTCATCAGTAGGGTTTTGATGATAGTGGCC ATTAACTTGCTCATGACTACGCTGATATTGACTTTTTGTGTGTTCCACATGGGAGCGAGGAAGTTCCTACTGAAGCACTGGTACATAGGGTTGGTCGGAATCGTTATTATATTgatattttcctttttgatgtgctgctgctccttcctGTTCCGGAGCTCGCCATGCAAGTACATATTACTGGTAATATATGTGTTGGCCCATGCCTGTGTGGTTTGCTCTGCAGGGGTTCGATATCAACCGAAACTC GTTTTTATAGCCGTGGCCAGCTGTGCTGCCATTGTGGTGTTGCTGTTTCTCTTCGCAAGATTTGCACCTTGCGATTTCACCGGATGCTGGATCTTCGTTTTCGTATTATCTCTAGTAGTTATGATCATGGGAATAGTGGCCATTTTCTTCCCAACCATACGCATAGTGTACGCATCGCTTGGAGTACTCCTATTCTGCGTGTATATAGTGATTGATATCCAATTGATAATTGGCGGCAGGACCCACAAAAACCAGTTCGACGAGTCGGATTATGTATTGGCTGCCATGATGCTATACAGCGACATTGTATTCCTCTTCCTGTTTTTACTAGACCTAATTGGCTTGATAGatgcataa
- the LOC117150584 gene encoding fez family zinc finger protein erm isoform X1, whose amino-acid sequence MVYFSPRGMQPCSPAGEVAMMPPSKSPVMESAASDQNPAQQSQQQDEQSAKRACPLKFSIAKIMEPDHRPSQVPPPQPAPASFATNDDDEDEDPEIDADSERSCSPIEVISLDQSPSTVNYDSAFKKYVPGPCSGATSSVASPPSTAAVQQFVSSRHQELLSQYPLLYYAPNQLMCAAAAAQYAALTAQQQSLASAAHLSSFTASLNASLHHSQSLRRNLGHPLAAAAAVAAVAQSQAVPNLQHTLEKSPVAQRTAQSSGLQANLKRKRSPQDQGEVTPPPASTATSATGARSRSPSPQGSIEDSSPGSASGGKPKTFSCLECGKVFNAHYNLTRHMPVHTGARPFVCKVCGKGFRQASTLCRHKIIHTSEKPHKCQTCGKAFNRSSTLNTHSRIHAGYKPFVCEYCGKGFHQKGNYKNHKLTHSGEKAYKCNICNKAFHQVYNLTFHMHTHNDKKPYTCRVCAKGFCRNFDLKKHMRKLHEIGGDLDDLDMPPTYDRRREYTRREPLASGYGQASGQLTPDSSSGSMSPPINVTTPPLSSGETSNPAWPRSSVSQYPAGSFHHQLGVAPPHDYPSGSAFLQLQPQQPHPQSQQHHQQQQRLSETFIAKVF is encoded by the coding sequence AGTCCGCGTGGCATGCAACCGTGTAGTCCAGCGGGAGAAGTCGCAATGATGCCGCCGTCGAAGAGTCCCGTGATGGAGAGCGCCGCCTCCGACCAGAATCCTGCCCAGCAGAGCCAGCAGCAGGACGAGCAGAGCGCCAAGCGGGCGTGTCCCCTGAAGTTTTCAATAGCCAAGATCATGGAGCCGGACCACAGGCCCAGCCAAGTGCCACCGCCGCAGCCCGCTCCGGCTTCCTTCGCCACCAACGAtgacgacgaggatgaggatCCGGAGATCGATGCCGACTCGGAGCGATCCTGCAGCCCCATCGAGGTGATCAGCCTGGATCAGTCGCCATCCACCGTCAACTATGACTCCGCTTTCAAGAAGTATGTGCCGGGTCCGTGTTCGGGCGCCACTTCATCGGTAGCCTCGCCGCCTAGCACCGCTGCTGTGCAGCAGTTTGTGAGCTCCCGCCACCAGGAGCTGCTCTCGCAGTATCCCCTGCTGTACTATGCACCCAATCAACTGATGtgcgccgccgctgccgcccaATATGCGGCGTTGACCGCCCAACAGCAATCGCTGGCCAGCGCCGCCCACCTGAGCAGCTTCACCGCCTCCCTGAACGCCAGCTTGCATCACTCGCAGTCGCTTAGAAGGAACCTGGGCCATCCTCTGGCCGCGGCAGCTGCCGTGGCGGCTGTGGCCCAATCCCAGGCCGTGCCCAATCTGCAACATACCTTGGAAAAGTCGCCAGTGGCGCAGAGAACAGCCCAGAGTTCGGGCTTGCAGGCCAACTTGAAGAGGAAACGATCGCCGCAGGATCAGGGCGAGGTGACGCCGCCACCAGCGTCTACTGCCACTTCCGCCACTGGAGCCAGATCCCGCTCCCCGTCGCCTCAAGGATCCATCGAGGACAGCAGTCCCGGATCGGCCAGTGGCGGCAAGCCCAAGACCTTCTCCTGCCTGGAATGTGGCAAGGTGTTCAACGCCCACTACAATCTCACCCGCCACATGCCCGTCCACACTGGAGCCAGGCCGTTTGTGTGCAAGGTCTGCGGCAAGGGATTCCGCCAGGCCTCGACTCTCTGCCGGCACAAGATCATCCACACGTCGGAGAAGCCGCACAAGTGCCAGACCTGCGGCAAGGCCTTCAACCGCTCCTCCACCCTCAACACCCACTCGCGCATCCACGCCGGCTACAAGCCCTTCGTGTGCGAGTACTGCGGCAAGGGTTTCCACCAGAAGGGCAACTACAAGAACCACAAGCTGACCCACAGCGGCGAAAAGGCCTACAAGTGCAACATCTGCAACAAGGCCTTCCACCAGGTCTACAACCTCACCTTCCACATGCACACGCACAACGACAAGAAGCCCTACACCTGCCGCGTCTGCGCCAAGGGATTCTGCCGGAACTTCGATCTGAAGAAGCACATGCGGAAGCTGCACGAGATCGGCGGCGATCTGGATGACCTGGATATGCCACCCACCTACGACAGGCGGCGCGAATACACGCGCAGGGAGCCACTTGCCTCCGGTTATGGCCAGGCATCGGGTCAACTCACGCCGGACTCCAGTTCCGGCAGCATGTCGCCGCCCATCAATGTGACCACACCGCCACTTTCCAGCGGCGAGACGAGCAATCCCGCCTGGCCCAGGTCCTCCGTTTCGCAGTACCCGGCCGGTAGCTTCCACCACCAGCTCGGAGTGGCTCCACCTCACGATTATCCCAGTGGCTCCGCCTTCCTGCAACTccagccgcagcagccacATCCGCAAagccagcagcaccaccagcagcagcagagacTCTCGGAGACCTTCATAGCCAAGGTGTTTTGA
- the LOC117150584 gene encoding fez family zinc finger protein erm isoform X2 translates to MQPCSPAGEVAMMPPSKSPVMESAASDQNPAQQSQQQDEQSAKRACPLKFSIAKIMEPDHRPSQVPPPQPAPASFATNDDDEDEDPEIDADSERSCSPIEVISLDQSPSTVNYDSAFKKYVPGPCSGATSSVASPPSTAAVQQFVSSRHQELLSQYPLLYYAPNQLMCAAAAAQYAALTAQQQSLASAAHLSSFTASLNASLHHSQSLRRNLGHPLAAAAAVAAVAQSQAVPNLQHTLEKSPVAQRTAQSSGLQANLKRKRSPQDQGEVTPPPASTATSATGARSRSPSPQGSIEDSSPGSASGGKPKTFSCLECGKVFNAHYNLTRHMPVHTGARPFVCKVCGKGFRQASTLCRHKIIHTSEKPHKCQTCGKAFNRSSTLNTHSRIHAGYKPFVCEYCGKGFHQKGNYKNHKLTHSGEKAYKCNICNKAFHQVYNLTFHMHTHNDKKPYTCRVCAKGFCRNFDLKKHMRKLHEIGGDLDDLDMPPTYDRRREYTRREPLASGYGQASGQLTPDSSSGSMSPPINVTTPPLSSGETSNPAWPRSSVSQYPAGSFHHQLGVAPPHDYPSGSAFLQLQPQQPHPQSQQHHQQQQRLSETFIAKVF, encoded by the coding sequence ATGCAACCGTGTAGTCCAGCGGGAGAAGTCGCAATGATGCCGCCGTCGAAGAGTCCCGTGATGGAGAGCGCCGCCTCCGACCAGAATCCTGCCCAGCAGAGCCAGCAGCAGGACGAGCAGAGCGCCAAGCGGGCGTGTCCCCTGAAGTTTTCAATAGCCAAGATCATGGAGCCGGACCACAGGCCCAGCCAAGTGCCACCGCCGCAGCCCGCTCCGGCTTCCTTCGCCACCAACGAtgacgacgaggatgaggatCCGGAGATCGATGCCGACTCGGAGCGATCCTGCAGCCCCATCGAGGTGATCAGCCTGGATCAGTCGCCATCCACCGTCAACTATGACTCCGCTTTCAAGAAGTATGTGCCGGGTCCGTGTTCGGGCGCCACTTCATCGGTAGCCTCGCCGCCTAGCACCGCTGCTGTGCAGCAGTTTGTGAGCTCCCGCCACCAGGAGCTGCTCTCGCAGTATCCCCTGCTGTACTATGCACCCAATCAACTGATGtgcgccgccgctgccgcccaATATGCGGCGTTGACCGCCCAACAGCAATCGCTGGCCAGCGCCGCCCACCTGAGCAGCTTCACCGCCTCCCTGAACGCCAGCTTGCATCACTCGCAGTCGCTTAGAAGGAACCTGGGCCATCCTCTGGCCGCGGCAGCTGCCGTGGCGGCTGTGGCCCAATCCCAGGCCGTGCCCAATCTGCAACATACCTTGGAAAAGTCGCCAGTGGCGCAGAGAACAGCCCAGAGTTCGGGCTTGCAGGCCAACTTGAAGAGGAAACGATCGCCGCAGGATCAGGGCGAGGTGACGCCGCCACCAGCGTCTACTGCCACTTCCGCCACTGGAGCCAGATCCCGCTCCCCGTCGCCTCAAGGATCCATCGAGGACAGCAGTCCCGGATCGGCCAGTGGCGGCAAGCCCAAGACCTTCTCCTGCCTGGAATGTGGCAAGGTGTTCAACGCCCACTACAATCTCACCCGCCACATGCCCGTCCACACTGGAGCCAGGCCGTTTGTGTGCAAGGTCTGCGGCAAGGGATTCCGCCAGGCCTCGACTCTCTGCCGGCACAAGATCATCCACACGTCGGAGAAGCCGCACAAGTGCCAGACCTGCGGCAAGGCCTTCAACCGCTCCTCCACCCTCAACACCCACTCGCGCATCCACGCCGGCTACAAGCCCTTCGTGTGCGAGTACTGCGGCAAGGGTTTCCACCAGAAGGGCAACTACAAGAACCACAAGCTGACCCACAGCGGCGAAAAGGCCTACAAGTGCAACATCTGCAACAAGGCCTTCCACCAGGTCTACAACCTCACCTTCCACATGCACACGCACAACGACAAGAAGCCCTACACCTGCCGCGTCTGCGCCAAGGGATTCTGCCGGAACTTCGATCTGAAGAAGCACATGCGGAAGCTGCACGAGATCGGCGGCGATCTGGATGACCTGGATATGCCACCCACCTACGACAGGCGGCGCGAATACACGCGCAGGGAGCCACTTGCCTCCGGTTATGGCCAGGCATCGGGTCAACTCACGCCGGACTCCAGTTCCGGCAGCATGTCGCCGCCCATCAATGTGACCACACCGCCACTTTCCAGCGGCGAGACGAGCAATCCCGCCTGGCCCAGGTCCTCCGTTTCGCAGTACCCGGCCGGTAGCTTCCACCACCAGCTCGGAGTGGCTCCACCTCACGATTATCCCAGTGGCTCCGCCTTCCTGCAACTccagccgcagcagccacATCCGCAAagccagcagcaccaccagcagcagcagagacTCTCGGAGACCTTCATAGCCAAGGTGTTTTGA